From one Anguilla rostrata isolate EN2019 chromosome 12, ASM1855537v3, whole genome shotgun sequence genomic stretch:
- the itpkcb gene encoding inositol-trisphosphate 3-kinase Cb, which translates to MLGDGRCAGGAEAPGRCAWSWLRSRCLSVSACVCACACVSACLLLHYCAVSQNKSWKKLKTMVQCSPLVASFKKRWVQLAGHAGNFQAGDRGKLLKKYCESEQQCLEKLMSDSLRPFVPGYYGVSQLDEQDYNVMDDLLADFDSPSIMDCKMGSRTYLEEELVKAREKPRLRRDMYEKMVAVEPGAPSAEERAQQAVLKPRYMQWRETLSSTATLGFRIEGIKKADGTCNTNFKKTKHKEQVMQALKEFVGGNTQILKSYLQRLEDLRTELENSQFFRTHEVVGSSLLFVHDCSGQARVWMIDFGKTVPLPPPLTLDHRTPWVEGNREDGYLWGLDNLISILNAMLPAS; encoded by the exons ATGCTGGGGGACGGGCGGTGCGCGGGCGGGGCGGAGGCTCCAGGGCGGTGCGCGTGGTCCTGGCTGCGCTCCCGCTGCCTGAGCGTGTCCGCGTGCGTCTGCGCCTGCGCCTGCGTCAGcgcctgcctgctgctgcaCTACTGCGCCGTGTCCCAG aaCAAGTCGTGGAAGAAGCTGAAGACCATGGTGCAGTGCTCCCCCTTGGTTGCGTCCTTCAAGAAACGCTGGGTCCAGCTTGCCGggcatgcag GGAACTTCCAGGCCGGGGACCGGGGTAAGCTTCTGAAGAAGTACTGCGAGAGCGAGCAGCAGTGCCTGGAGAAGCTAATGAGCGACTCGCTGCGCCCGTTCGTACCCGGGTACTATGGCGTCTCTCAGCTCGACGAGCAGGACTACAATGTGATGGACGACCTGCTGGCGGACTTCGACTCGCCCTCCATCATGGACTGCAAGATGGGCAGCCG gacgtacctggaggaggagctggtgaaaGCTCGGGAGAAGCCAAGGCTCCGCAGGGACATGTATGAGAAGATGGTTGCCGTGGAGCCCGGGGCCCCGAGTGCAGAGGAGCGTGCCCAGCAGGCCGTGCTCAAGCCCCGCTACATGCAGTGGAGAGAGACCCTCAGCTCCACTGCCACACTGGGCTTCCGCATCGAGGGCATCAAG AAAGCTGACGGCACGTGCAACACGAACTTTAAGAAGACCAAACACAAGGAGCAGGTGATGCAGGCACTGAAGGAATTTGTGGGCGGGAACACTCAAATCCTG AAAAGTTACTTGCAGAGATTGGAAGACCTGCGAACAGAACTAGAGAATTCTCAATTCTTCAGAACACATGAG GTGGTTGGCAGCTCACTGCTGTTCGTCCATGACTGCTCGGGGCAGGCACGCGTGTGGATGATCGACTTCGGGAAGACGgtgcccctgcccccgcccctcaccctgGACCACCGCACCCCCTGGGTGGAGGGGAACCGTGAGGATGGGTATCTGTGGGGGCTGGACAACCTTATCAGCATTCTGAACGCAATGCTGCCCGCGAGCTGA
- the snrpa gene encoding U1 small nuclear ribonucleoprotein A, with protein MAGQDMRLNHTIYINNLNEKIKKDELKKSLYAIFSQFGQILDILVSRSLKMRGQAFVIFKEVNSASNALRSMQGFPFYDKPMRIQYAKLDSDIIAKMKGTYVERDRKKEKRKVKGPDVTGVKKGVPGAAAPMGPGVPTPMPGMPPMSQAPRMMPMPGQPPYMPPPGMMPPPGMGPGQMPPGAIPPGQMMPGQMPGQMPHAQQVSENPPNHILFLTNLPEETNELMLSMLFNQFPGFKEVRLVPGRHDIAFVEFDNEVQAGAAREALQGFKITQTNAMKISFAKK; from the exons ATGGCTGGCCAAGACATGCGACTCAACCACACCATTTACATCAACAATCTAAACGAGAAGATCAAAAAAGACG AGCTGAAGAAGTCCCTGTATGCCATTTTCTCCCAGTTTGGGCAAATCCTGGACATTCTGGTGTCTCGGTCCCTTAAGATGAGGGGACAGGCTTTCGTCATCTTCAAGGAAGTTAACAGTGCCTCCAACGCCCTACGATCGATGCAAGGATTTCCCTTTTACGACAAACCTATG CGAATCCAGTACGCCAAGTTGGACTCTGACATAATCGCCAAGATGAAGGGCACCTACGTGGAGCGCGACCgcaagaaggagaagaggaaggtgAAGGGCCCCGATGTGACCGGAGTCAAGAAGGGCGTGCCGGGGGCGGCGGCCCCCATGGGCCCCGGTGTCCCAACACCCATGCCT ggAATGCCGCCCATGAGCCAGGCTCCCAGAATGATGCCCATGCCCGGGCAGCCCCCCTACATGCCCCCTCCCGGCATGATGCCCCCGCCAGGCATGGGCCCGGGGCAGATGCCGCCAGGAGCCATACCCCCTGGCCAGATGATGCCGGGGCAGATGCCAGGGCAGATGCCTCACGCTCAGCAG GTGTCGGAGAACCCGCCCAACCACATCCTGTTCCTTACCAACCTCCCCGAAGAGACCAACGAGCTCATGCTGTCCATGCTGTTCAACCA GTTCCCCGGCTTCAAAGAGGTGCGTCTTGTACCCGGGCGGCACGACATCGCCTTCGTGGAGTTCGATAACGAGGTGCAGGCAGGCGCGGCCAGGGAGGCCCTGCAGGGCTTCAAGATCACCCAGACCAACGCCATGAAGATCTCTTTCGCTAAGAAATAA
- the actmap gene encoding actin maturation protease isoform X2 codes for MAAQLLQHPLGVSMETVVHTAMERGYTAQGEVFSARDMALLAEEVCGCRAEHLSGGMGGANSTLILRHLSAGLPVLIPYDEDFNHEPCLRSGHRAHWAVASGILLGVAQGSLKKGCFQSDPALPWLLLPQDAPCWRGEAVEEAYVLAKQGKSLHYQLWPLEALERSNGQLREMDPQRAADGKLYVLPQGGLEAGLAGQVVLLHRQSPC; via the exons ATGGCTGCACAGCTACTGCAGCACCCACTGGGCGTGTCCATGGAGACGGTGGTGCACACAGCAATGGAGAGGGGCTACACTGCACAGGGGGAGGTCTTCTCAG ccCGGGACATGGCTCTGCTTGCTGAAGAGGTGTGCGGGTGCCGTGCGGAGCAtttgtcaggaggaatgggaggGGCTAACTCGACCCTCATCCTGAGACACCTCTCTGCCGGTCTTCCGGTCCTCATTCC CTACGATGAGGACTTCAACCACGAGCCCTGCCTGCGCAGCGGCCACAGAGCACACTGGGCCGTGGCCTCAG GGATTCTATTGGGGGTGGCACAGGGCAGTCTGAAGAAGGGGTGCTTCCAGTCagaccctgccctgccctggctgctgctgccgcaggacgccccctgctggcgggGCGAGGCGGTGGAGGAGGCGTACGTCCTGGCCAAGCAGGGAAAGAGCCTGCACTACCAGCTGTGGCCACTGGAGGCACTGGAGAGGAGCAACGGCCAACTGCGGGAGATGGACCCGCAGCGGGCGGCCGATGGCAAGCTGTACGTTCTGCCCCAGGGAgggctggaggcggggctggcGGGACAGGTGGTGCTGTTGCACAGACAGTCACCCTGCTGA
- the actmap gene encoding actin maturation protease isoform X1 — translation MSTDGPTLPSPPPPPAPPPPAVLPVSGKKKLYQTIAEGKSPVLGDHEEARLLLRQREGSFRQDLQWVLFNKYVPSLIQDGPQCGLVALWMAAQLLQHPLGVSMETVVHTAMERGYTAQGEVFSARDMALLAEEVCGCRAEHLSGGMGGANSTLILRHLSAGLPVLIPYDEDFNHEPCLRSGHRAHWAVASGILLGVAQGSLKKGCFQSDPALPWLLLPQDAPCWRGEAVEEAYVLAKQGKSLHYQLWPLEALERSNGQLREMDPQRAADGKLYVLPQGGLEAGLAGQVVLLHRQSPC, via the exons ATGTCGACTGACGGCCCCACGTtgccctctcctccacctccaccggCCCCGCCACCCCCCGCTGTCCTGCCAGTCTCCGGTAAGAAGAAGCTTTACCAGACCATAGCCGAGGGAAAGTCCCCGGTGCTGGGGGACCACGAGGAAGCTCGGCTTCtgctcagacagagagagggcag TTTCAGGCAAGACCTGCAGTGGGTGCTGTTCAACAAATACGTGCCTTCCCTCATTCAGGATGGACCACA GTGTGGTCTGGTGGCGTTGTGGATGGCTGCACAGCTACTGCAGCACCCACTGGGCGTGTCCATGGAGACGGTGGTGCACACAGCAATGGAGAGGGGCTACACTGCACAGGGGGAGGTCTTCTCAG ccCGGGACATGGCTCTGCTTGCTGAAGAGGTGTGCGGGTGCCGTGCGGAGCAtttgtcaggaggaatgggaggGGCTAACTCGACCCTCATCCTGAGACACCTCTCTGCCGGTCTTCCGGTCCTCATTCC CTACGATGAGGACTTCAACCACGAGCCCTGCCTGCGCAGCGGCCACAGAGCACACTGGGCCGTGGCCTCAG GGATTCTATTGGGGGTGGCACAGGGCAGTCTGAAGAAGGGGTGCTTCCAGTCagaccctgccctgccctggctgctgctgccgcaggacgccccctgctggcgggGCGAGGCGGTGGAGGAGGCGTACGTCCTGGCCAAGCAGGGAAAGAGCCTGCACTACCAGCTGTGGCCACTGGAGGCACTGGAGAGGAGCAACGGCCAACTGCGGGAGATGGACCCGCAGCGGGCGGCCGATGGCAAGCTGTACGTTCTGCCCCAGGGAgggctggaggcggggctggcGGGACAGGTGGTGCTGTTGCACAGACAGTCACCCTGCTGA